In a genomic window of Corynebacterium coyleae:
- a CDS encoding YjiH family protein, giving the protein MEPAGKRTNRLRKYSPAWPVKDLPASSHVLVDDSTQPADPDPDFTPDADVKPQAVWRFFVYSAIGIFAFFVPFSVNGSKSTILLDHIVTWITTTLGEGTRFLALAAIIAGTIYQFVTGRWKEDYARMAFAALSVLAIVLCAMLTFGFGPEWLFNPDIGPFILDKLVISVGLLIPVGAIFLGLLVGFGLMEFIGVMVQPIMRPVFRTPGKSAVDAVASFLGSYSLGLLITDRMYKNGSYNGREASIVAAGFSTVSATFMVIVAKTLDIMEHWIAYFFIAFIITFIVTAITVRIPPISRIPEDYYPGATPHPEKEITGNRFKAAWREAKIELNRADSLGKVLWTNFRDGLVMAVQVTPGIMSVGVIGLVLATYTPVFKAVGVVFYPVVWLLRLPDPWATSGALATGLAEMFLPATLTAGSDDMVLKFTIAVVCVSQIFFFSAMVPAVLATDIPLNIVKMVIIWFIRVVLTVIITVPVAYLLF; this is encoded by the coding sequence ATGGAACCCGCTGGTAAGCGCACGAATCGCTTGCGTAAGTACTCGCCTGCTTGGCCGGTAAAGGACTTGCCCGCAAGTTCGCATGTGCTTGTCGACGACTCCACCCAACCGGCTGATCCCGATCCCGACTTCACCCCCGATGCGGATGTGAAGCCTCAGGCGGTGTGGCGTTTCTTTGTGTACAGCGCCATCGGCATTTTTGCGTTCTTCGTGCCGTTTTCGGTAAATGGTTCGAAGTCGACGATTTTGTTGGATCACATCGTCACGTGGATCACGACGACGCTCGGCGAGGGCACCCGTTTCCTGGCGCTGGCGGCGATCATCGCTGGCACGATCTACCAGTTCGTCACTGGACGCTGGAAAGAGGACTACGCACGCATGGCGTTTGCGGCACTGTCTGTGCTGGCGATTGTGCTGTGCGCGATGCTGACGTTTGGGTTCGGCCCGGAGTGGTTGTTCAACCCGGATATTGGTCCGTTCATCCTGGATAAGTTGGTGATCTCGGTCGGCCTGCTGATTCCGGTCGGCGCGATCTTCTTGGGTTTGCTGGTGGGCTTTGGCCTGATGGAGTTCATTGGCGTGATGGTGCAGCCGATCATGCGCCCGGTGTTCCGCACTCCGGGCAAGTCTGCGGTGGATGCGGTGGCGTCATTCCTTGGTTCCTACTCGCTGGGCCTGTTGATCACGGATCGTATGTATAAGAACGGCAGCTATAACGGGCGTGAGGCGTCGATTGTTGCTGCAGGTTTTTCTACGGTGTCGGCCACGTTTATGGTGATCGTCGCTAAGACGCTCGACATCATGGAGCACTGGATCGCGTACTTCTTTATCGCCTTCATCATCACGTTTATCGTGACGGCGATTACGGTGCGCATCCCTCCGATTTCGCGCATTCCGGAGGATTATTACCCGGGGGCGACGCCGCATCCGGAGAAGGAGATCACCGGTAACCGTTTCAAGGCGGCATGGCGTGAGGCGAAGATTGAGCTCAACCGTGCGGATTCGTTGGGCAAGGTGTTGTGGACGAACTTCCGCGACGGTTTGGTCATGGCGGTGCAGGTCACGCCGGGCATCATGTCGGTTGGCGTGATTGGCCTGGTGCTGGCGACGTACACCCCGGTGTTCAAGGCCGTTGGCGTGGTGTTCTATCCGGTGGTGTGGTTGCTGCGCCTGCCGGATCCGTGGGCAACGTCGGGTGCGCTGGCGACCGGCTTGGCGGAGATGTTCCTGCCGGCCACGCTGACGGCGGGTTCGGATGACATGGTGTTGAAGTTCACCATTGCTGTGGTGTGCGTGAGCCAGATTTTCTTCTTCTCGGCGATGGTGCCGGCGGTGTTGGCGACGGACATTCCGCTGAACATCGTGAAGATGGTCATCATTTGGTTCATCCGCGTGGTGCTCACCGTGATCATTACGGTGCCCGTCGCCTACCTGCTGTTCTAA
- the hutG gene encoding formimidoylglutamase has protein sequence MNTVTAPLFAPAPDWTGRDDGPGAEHARWHSVISTNAEPQEGAVHLIGFASDEGVERNGGRQGAAQGPEALRAALGSLAIHHERTLIDAGTVTTQNDDLESAQRTLSDKVYDLVTMQGVDGMTVVLGGGHETSFATHRGAYEAIGPMHIINFDAHFDLRTASRPTSGTPFRQIADLAGSDFDYSVFGISQPNNTKVLFDTADDLGVTTVLDTELAEMSMREAVYRALASVDGDLPIHLSIDLDVLPAAVAPGVSAPAGFGVDYAKLRAMVSAVAATGRVALLDVVELNPDFDVDNRTAKAAARLIDDAVTATAA, from the coding sequence ATGAATACAGTCACAGCACCACTTTTCGCACCCGCACCCGACTGGACCGGCCGCGACGACGGCCCCGGAGCCGAGCACGCCCGCTGGCACAGCGTGATCTCCACCAACGCCGAACCACAGGAAGGTGCCGTGCACCTCATCGGCTTTGCCTCCGACGAAGGCGTTGAGCGCAACGGCGGCCGCCAAGGCGCCGCCCAAGGCCCCGAGGCGTTGCGCGCCGCACTCGGCTCGCTCGCTATTCACCACGAGCGCACGCTTATCGACGCCGGCACCGTCACCACCCAAAACGACGACCTCGAATCCGCGCAACGGACCCTTTCAGACAAGGTGTATGACCTCGTCACCATGCAAGGCGTAGACGGCATGACCGTCGTGCTTGGCGGCGGACACGAAACCTCCTTTGCCACCCACCGCGGCGCCTACGAGGCCATCGGCCCGATGCACATCATCAACTTCGACGCCCACTTCGACCTGCGCACCGCCAGCCGACCCACCTCCGGCACACCCTTCCGCCAGATCGCCGACCTAGCGGGCAGCGACTTCGACTACTCCGTCTTCGGCATCTCCCAGCCCAACAACACCAAGGTGCTCTTCGACACCGCCGACGACCTCGGTGTGACCACCGTGCTGGACACCGAACTTGCTGAAATGTCGATGCGCGAAGCCGTCTACCGCGCCCTCGCCTCCGTCGACGGCGACCTGCCGATCCACCTCTCCATCGACCTCGACGTCCTTCCCGCCGCCGTCGCGCCGGGTGTGTCCGCCCCCGCGGGCTTCGGCGTGGACTACGCGAAACTGCGCGCCATGGTCTCCGCCGTCGCCGCCACCGGCCGCGTCGCGCTGCTGGATGTTGTCGAACTCAACCCCGATTTCGACGTAGATAACCGCACCGCCAAAGCCGCAGCACGGCTTATCGACGATGCGGTAACGGCGACGGCAGCTTAG
- a CDS encoding IclR family transcriptional regulator translates to MNKPQVPAAHNVLRILSLLSTTDAPISATRIQRELELPRSTTYHLLRELEDSGFVVHLKNPGTYGLGLAAYRMSQAYTTQQPLVRLATKPLARIAAFAGGSAHLTRLAGSEIVYLHEVRAPGAVSLVTEVGVRLPALATASGRIMLAYLPDAELRAVFTSSGERRRYSEVKAQLIDVREHGWESECEEVSRGQESVAVAVLDHLERPAAALAATFPVGSTDKQALLGALEDASARLRTQFFGNR, encoded by the coding sequence ATGAATAAGCCCCAGGTTCCCGCTGCGCACAATGTGCTGCGCATCCTGTCGCTGCTGTCCACTACAGATGCGCCGATTTCTGCGACCCGTATTCAACGCGAGTTGGAGCTGCCCCGTTCGACGACGTACCACTTGCTGCGCGAGTTGGAGGATTCCGGCTTTGTGGTGCACTTGAAAAACCCGGGCACGTACGGGTTGGGGTTGGCGGCGTACCGGATGTCGCAGGCGTACACCACGCAGCAGCCGCTGGTGCGGCTCGCGACGAAGCCTCTCGCCCGTATTGCTGCGTTTGCTGGGGGTTCGGCTCACCTGACGCGCCTGGCCGGGTCGGAGATTGTGTACCTGCACGAGGTGCGTGCTCCGGGGGCGGTGTCGTTGGTGACGGAGGTTGGTGTGCGTTTGCCGGCGTTGGCTACGGCGTCGGGTCGCATCATGCTCGCGTATTTGCCGGACGCGGAGTTGCGCGCGGTGTTCACGTCGTCCGGCGAGCGTCGTCGGTACAGCGAGGTCAAAGCGCAGCTTATCGACGTCCGCGAGCACGGCTGGGAAAGCGAATGCGAGGAAGTCTCGCGCGGGCAGGAGTCCGTGGCGGTTGCGGTGCTGGACCATCTGGAGCGACCGGCGGCGGCGCTTGCGGCGACGTTCCCGGTGGGAAGCACCGATAAGCAGGCACTTTTGGGGGCTTTGGAGGATGCCTCGGCACGCTTGCGCACGCAGTTTTTTGGTAATCGTTGA
- the hutH gene encoding histidine ammonia-lyase: MTTITPVTVGIGALSVEDVVAVARYGANVEIDPAALEEIAATRERIEELAADPTPVYGVSTGFGALATKHIPEDMRAQLQVSLVRSHAAGSGPEVEEEVIRALMLLRLSTLCTGRTGVRPVVAETYAAALNAGITPVVREYGSLGCSGDLAPLAHCALALLGEGEVRVKGGEIIPAADALSQAGIEPLVLREKEGLALINGTDGMLGMLCLAIADLREAAKVSDIATAMSVEGLNGTLSVFDDDLQQLRPHPGQADAAYNIRTVAADSPILAAALEDFKANDVQDAYSIRCTPQVAGGFRDTLTYVTTVADRELAAANDNPVVAKDGRVASNGNFHGAPVAYVLDFLAIVVADLASISERRTDRFLDPARNRGLNAFLAGDPGVDSGHMIAQYTQAGIVGELKRNAVPASADSIPSSAMQEDHVSMGWSAGRKLRRSIDGLQRVLAVEILTAARALDMRESEPSVGTGAALATLRKHVEGPGTDRFLAPEIEHSVHLVKGGDYVKAVEAVVGTLR; this comes from the coding sequence ATGACAACTATTACCCCCGTCACAGTAGGCATCGGCGCGCTGTCCGTTGAGGACGTCGTCGCCGTCGCGCGCTACGGCGCAAACGTTGAGATCGATCCGGCGGCGCTCGAGGAAATCGCCGCTACCCGTGAGCGCATCGAGGAGCTCGCTGCGGACCCGACCCCGGTCTACGGCGTCTCCACTGGCTTTGGCGCCCTGGCCACGAAGCACATCCCGGAAGATATGCGCGCGCAGCTGCAGGTATCGCTGGTGCGCTCCCACGCCGCGGGCTCCGGCCCGGAGGTGGAAGAAGAGGTCATTCGCGCGCTGATGCTGCTGCGCCTGTCCACGCTGTGCACGGGCCGCACGGGTGTGCGCCCGGTGGTGGCGGAGACCTACGCCGCCGCGCTGAACGCTGGGATCACGCCGGTGGTGCGCGAGTACGGTTCACTGGGTTGCTCCGGCGACTTGGCGCCGCTGGCCCACTGCGCCTTGGCCCTGCTGGGCGAGGGTGAGGTCCGCGTCAAGGGTGGTGAGATCATCCCGGCCGCTGACGCCCTGTCCCAGGCGGGCATCGAGCCGCTGGTCCTGCGCGAAAAAGAAGGCTTGGCGCTGATCAACGGCACCGACGGTATGCTTGGCATGCTGTGCCTGGCCATCGCAGATCTGCGCGAGGCCGCCAAGGTTTCGGACATCGCAACCGCGATGAGCGTGGAGGGCCTCAACGGCACGCTGTCCGTTTTCGACGACGACCTGCAGCAGCTGCGCCCGCACCCGGGCCAGGCGGATGCCGCGTACAACATCCGCACCGTGGCGGCGGATTCGCCGATCCTGGCGGCCGCACTCGAGGACTTCAAGGCTAACGACGTGCAGGATGCGTACTCGATCCGTTGCACCCCGCAGGTCGCCGGCGGTTTCCGCGACACACTGACGTACGTGACCACGGTGGCCGACCGCGAGCTCGCCGCCGCGAACGATAACCCGGTGGTGGCCAAGGACGGCCGTGTTGCCTCGAACGGCAACTTCCACGGCGCACCGGTGGCGTACGTGTTGGACTTTTTGGCGATTGTGGTGGCGGATTTGGCGTCGATTAGCGAGCGCCGCACGGACCGCTTCCTCGACCCGGCGCGCAACCGCGGCCTCAACGCGTTCCTCGCGGGCGACCCGGGCGTGGATTCCGGCCACATGATCGCCCAGTACACGCAGGCAGGCATTGTCGGCGAGCTCAAGCGCAACGCGGTGCCGGCGTCTGCGGATTCGATCCCGTCGTCCGCGATGCAGGAGGACCACGTTTCCATGGGCTGGTCGGCGGGCCGCAAGCTGCGCCGCAGCATCGATGGCCTGCAGCGCGTGCTTGCGGTGGAGATCCTCACCGCCGCGCGTGCGCTGGACATGCGCGAGAGTGAGCCGTCCGTCGGCACCGGTGCAGCTCTGGCCACGCTGCGTAAGCATGTGGAGGGCCCGGGCACCGATCGTTTCCTGGCCCCGGAGATTGAGCATTCCGTGCATTTGGTCAAGGGCGGCGATTACGTCAAGGCCGTTGAAGCGGTTGTGGGCACACTTCGCTAA
- a CDS encoding acyl-CoA dehydrogenase family protein, translated as MAGRYPNGDFYDFESELSTEEKDILYNVRDWAKEKVLPIAVDYWNRSEFPHELLPSIGELNIISLVRGQGRSRLLAGLVAAEIHRADGSVGTFFSGQDGLFTGSIELLGSEEQKERWLPDLYAVRKTGVLAITEPEAGSDVAQGMRTTATKVDGGWILNGAKRWIGNATFSDYVAVYARDPEDEQVKGFIVDTTSEGYTATLMENRIAIRAVQNADITLDNVFVPDSDKLEGANSFKDINKVFKSARSTVGWQAVGTQMGALDVALGYADERIQFGKKISSFQLNQNKLATMQGNLVASESMMAQLARMEDRGSANNEQSALAKAFTSKLMRETVALGREILGGNGLISDYRMAKIFNDAEAIYSYEGTYDINQLIVGRSITGESAFV; from the coding sequence ATGGCTGGCCGGTACCCGAATGGCGATTTCTACGACTTTGAAAGCGAACTGTCCACGGAGGAAAAGGACATCCTCTACAACGTCCGCGATTGGGCAAAGGAGAAGGTGCTCCCGATCGCGGTGGACTACTGGAACCGTTCGGAGTTCCCGCACGAGCTGCTGCCGTCGATAGGCGAGCTCAACATCATCAGCCTCGTGCGCGGCCAGGGTCGCTCCCGCCTGCTGGCCGGCCTCGTCGCGGCGGAGATTCACCGCGCCGACGGTTCCGTGGGCACGTTTTTCTCCGGCCAGGACGGCCTGTTCACCGGCAGCATCGAGCTGCTCGGCTCGGAGGAGCAGAAGGAGCGCTGGCTGCCGGACCTCTACGCCGTGCGCAAGACCGGCGTGCTTGCGATCACGGAGCCGGAGGCTGGCTCCGACGTTGCCCAGGGCATGCGCACCACAGCCACCAAGGTGGATGGCGGCTGGATCCTCAACGGCGCGAAGCGCTGGATCGGCAACGCAACCTTCTCCGACTACGTCGCCGTCTACGCCCGCGACCCGGAGGACGAGCAGGTCAAGGGCTTCATCGTGGACACCACGTCCGAGGGCTACACGGCCACGCTGATGGAAAACCGCATTGCCATCCGCGCGGTGCAAAACGCCGACATCACGCTCGACAACGTGTTTGTTCCGGACAGCGACAAGCTCGAGGGCGCGAACTCGTTCAAGGACATCAACAAGGTGTTCAAGAGTGCACGCTCCACGGTGGGTTGGCAGGCCGTCGGTACGCAAATGGGCGCGCTCGACGTGGCACTCGGCTACGCGGATGAGCGCATCCAGTTTGGCAAGAAGATCTCCTCGTTCCAGCTCAACCAGAACAAGCTGGCCACCATGCAGGGCAACCTCGTTGCCTCCGAGTCGATGATGGCCCAGTTGGCCCGCATGGAGGATCGCGGTTCCGCGAACAACGAGCAGTCCGCGCTGGCCAAGGCGTTCACCTCGAAGCTCATGCGTGAGACGGTCGCGCTCGGCCGCGAGATCCTCGGCGGCAACGGCCTGATCTCGGATTACCGCATGGCGAAGATCTTCAACGACGCCGAGGCCATCTACTCCTACGAGGGCACCTACGACATCAACCAGCTCATCGTCGGTCGCTCCATCACGGGCGAATCGGCCTTCGTCTAG
- a CDS encoding CaiB/BaiF CoA transferase family protein: MNAPLSGIRVLDLSRVLAGPFCSMILADLGAEVIKVESPWGDDSRQFGPFVDGTSAYYRLFNRSKMGITLDFKNDDDKEVLRDLVRRADVVVENFRPGVLEKLGLAPKDLLEINPRLVVTSISGFGQTGSLAKEPAYDLVAQAMSGLMSITGWPNSKPTRVGISLGDLIPGLYAAIGTVSALYQRESTVTGQHLDLAMYDSLISVMESVGMRALYDDTPPTRIGNDHGLSAPFSTYATKDGDVVIAITTNRLFERLANALGIPEMATDHRFAEPVARSDNRVALRELIEEALSTKTRSETIALFEEHGVPTARVYDLDEALRSPFAQERGVVVEETDGFRTLASPLKLAGMGKPTPAPELGQDNERIQSWLSEDPRTT; encoded by the coding sequence ATGAATGCACCGCTTTCCGGAATCCGCGTCCTTGACCTCTCCCGCGTACTCGCAGGCCCGTTCTGCTCCATGATCTTGGCGGACCTCGGTGCTGAGGTGATCAAGGTGGAGTCGCCGTGGGGTGACGATTCGCGTCAGTTCGGCCCGTTCGTCGACGGCACGTCCGCCTACTACCGCCTGTTCAACCGCTCGAAGATGGGCATCACGCTGGACTTCAAGAACGACGACGACAAGGAAGTGTTGCGTGATCTGGTCCGCCGCGCTGATGTGGTCGTCGAAAATTTCCGCCCTGGTGTGCTTGAGAAGCTCGGCCTTGCGCCGAAGGATTTGCTGGAGATCAACCCGCGCCTCGTGGTCACGAGTATCTCCGGCTTCGGCCAGACGGGCTCGCTTGCCAAGGAACCGGCGTACGACCTGGTTGCGCAGGCGATGAGTGGCCTGATGTCGATTACGGGTTGGCCGAACAGCAAGCCGACGCGTGTGGGCATCTCGCTGGGTGATCTCATCCCGGGCCTCTACGCCGCAATCGGCACGGTTTCGGCGCTCTACCAGCGTGAATCCACCGTCACCGGCCAGCATTTGGACCTTGCTATGTACGACTCGCTCATCTCCGTCATGGAGTCCGTAGGCATGCGTGCGCTTTACGACGACACCCCGCCCACCCGCATCGGCAACGACCACGGCCTGTCAGCGCCGTTTTCCACGTATGCGACCAAGGACGGCGACGTAGTCATCGCGATCACCACGAACCGGCTGTTCGAGCGCCTGGCCAACGCGCTGGGCATCCCGGAGATGGCCACCGACCATCGCTTTGCAGAGCCGGTGGCCCGCTCCGACAACCGGGTTGCGCTGCGCGAACTGATCGAAGAAGCGCTGAGCACAAAGACACGCTCGGAGACCATCGCCCTGTTTGAAGAACATGGTGTGCCCACCGCCCGCGTGTACGACCTGGACGAGGCACTACGCAGCCCGTTCGCCCAGGAACGCGGTGTGGTGGTTGAAGAAACGGATGGGTTCCGCACCCTCGCCTCCCCGCTCAAGCTCGCCGGGATGGGCAAGCCAACGCCGGCGCCGGAGTTGGGGCAAGACAACGAACGTATCCAGTCCTGGTTGAGCGAAGATCCGCGCACCACCTGA
- a CDS encoding YjiH family protein: MDETQTPRRGGSTRWIPGDNIAAVPSLPPEHEVDSLEPKNKWRFFLYSAIGSFAFFVPFTVGEKNTILLDHIVGWLQSSLAGALPYITLVMITAGAVYQFATGKWREDKARAVFAFLSALAVVLCAMLVFNFGPAFLFDERLGPFILNKLVIPVGLLIPVGAVFLGLLVGFGLMEFIGVMVQRFMRPVYRTPGKSAVDAVASFLGSYSLGLLITNRVYRTGGYTAREASIIAAGFSTASATFMVVVARTLDLMHIWGVYFAVTLLVCFLVTIVVVRIPPLSTIPDDYYPGATPQPEERVEGNLFAAAWKEAKAFLAQAESLPKTIWRNFKDGVIMTIQVIPGIMAVGIIGLALAFYTPAFKILGALFYPLAWVFQLPDPWLASEAFAIGLSELFLPATLAAGNESDVLRFTVGVVSISQVFFFSSMIPAVLATDIPLKISHMVIIWFQRVVLSIILTVPIAYLIF, translated from the coding sequence ATGGATGAAACACAGACCCCACGTCGTGGTGGCAGCACCCGTTGGATTCCGGGCGACAACATCGCCGCAGTCCCGTCCCTTCCGCCCGAGCACGAGGTGGACAGCCTGGAGCCGAAGAACAAGTGGAGGTTTTTCCTCTACAGCGCGATCGGTTCCTTTGCGTTTTTCGTCCCGTTTACTGTCGGGGAGAAGAACACGATTCTGTTGGACCACATTGTGGGCTGGCTCCAGTCCTCACTTGCCGGCGCCCTGCCGTACATCACCCTGGTGATGATCACCGCCGGCGCCGTCTACCAATTCGCCACCGGTAAGTGGCGCGAGGATAAAGCGCGTGCCGTGTTCGCGTTCCTCTCCGCGTTGGCGGTGGTGTTGTGCGCGATGCTCGTGTTCAACTTCGGCCCCGCATTTCTTTTCGACGAACGCCTCGGCCCCTTCATCCTGAACAAACTCGTCATCCCCGTCGGCCTGCTTATCCCAGTGGGTGCCGTATTTTTGGGTTTGCTGGTTGGCTTCGGCCTGATGGAATTCATCGGTGTGATGGTGCAGCGGTTCATGCGGCCGGTGTATCGCACCCCGGGTAAGTCGGCCGTTGACGCAGTGGCGTCGTTTTTGGGGTCATACTCGCTGGGCCTTTTGATTACCAACCGCGTCTACCGCACCGGCGGCTATACGGCGCGCGAAGCGTCGATCATCGCGGCTGGGTTCTCCACCGCATCGGCGACGTTCATGGTGGTTGTGGCGCGAACGCTGGACCTGATGCACATCTGGGGCGTGTACTTCGCGGTCACGCTCCTTGTGTGCTTCCTAGTCACTATCGTCGTCGTCCGCATCCCTCCGTTGAGCACGATCCCGGACGATTACTACCCGGGCGCTACCCCGCAGCCGGAGGAGCGCGTGGAGGGCAACCTGTTCGCCGCCGCGTGGAAGGAAGCGAAGGCGTTTTTGGCGCAGGCGGAGTCGCTGCCGAAGACCATTTGGCGCAACTTCAAAGACGGCGTGATCATGACCATCCAGGTCATCCCGGGCATCATGGCTGTTGGCATCATCGGCTTGGCGCTGGCGTTCTACACCCCGGCGTTCAAGATTCTGGGCGCGCTGTTCTATCCGCTGGCGTGGGTGTTCCAGTTGCCGGATCCGTGGCTCGCGTCCGAGGCGTTTGCCATCGGCCTCTCTGAGCTGTTCCTGCCGGCAACGTTGGCGGCTGGCAACGAGTCTGACGTACTGCGCTTCACCGTTGGTGTGGTCTCCATCAGCCAGGTGTTCTTCTTCTCCTCGATGATCCCGGCGGTGCTGGCCACGGACATCCCGTTGA